The Pecten maximus chromosome 12, xPecMax1.1, whole genome shotgun sequence genome includes a region encoding these proteins:
- the LOC117339859 gene encoding cytochrome P450 26A1-like, whose translation MSEVSLFYTPRMNSSIVLSRCLGNCSDRTYLINTNHHLDAPRSSIILLVYILDVIILPIVCPVILLAVSTLLWNINVWCSRDPSCSLPLPPGSSGLPVIGETLHFIFKGRKFFDEKRKKHGNIYRTHMLGKPTIRIVGIKGVKQIMAGENFRVTTEWPRSTRMLLGDGSLSSSTGFTHSIRKKAILRAFTHEAISSYTPVVLDVVRDYIRSWCEKTNILGYKEFRSMNFELTCRVLLGIDMDRPEKARLMGHFETFLGSLFSLPVCVPGLGLYKGMKARDALLQKIEQCIKEKQGSGSPHGFMDALSLMMDIEGEEKLTLEEAKDVGLELLFAGHETTSSAACTLVLQLTKHPEVMLKIVDELARYGLTDSLDVDIPYETINKLRYTRDVVKEVLRLTPPIGGGYRKALRTFEIEGFQVPKDWTVVYSIRDSHESSEFIENPEKFDPERWSHLDVDDRQHFLVFGGGKRGCAGKEFALLVLKTFAIELARSSSWTVPNTDPPMRCLPIPYPTDNLPMQFSGTVPDETAVSHCVVSVS comes from the exons AG ATCTTCGATCATACTACTGGTGTACATTTTAGACGTCATCATCCTTCCCATTGTCTGCCCAGTCATCTTGCTTGCTGTCTCAACATTACTTTGGAATATAAACGTCTGGTGCTCACGTGACCCATCATGTTCACTTCCGCTACCTCCCGGAAGTTCTGGTCTCCCAGTCATCGGAGAAACGCTCCATTTCATCTTCAAG ggAAGAAAGTTTTTTGATGAGAAGCGGAAAAAGCACGGCAACATTTACCGGACTCACATGCTCGGGAAGCCCACTATTCGAATCGTTGGAATAAAGGGAGTCAAGCAAATAATGGCGGGCGAGAACTTCAGAGTGACAACAGAATGGCCTAGAAGTACTCGGATGTTACTTGGAGATGGAAGTCTATCATCTTCGACGGGATTCACTCATTCCATCCGAAAGAAGGCCATACTGCGAGCGTTCACCCACGAGGCCATTAGCTCATACACACCTGTCGTTCTTGATGTGGTGCGGGATTACATTAGGAGTTGGTGTGAAAAGACCAATATCTTAGGCTACAAAGAGTTCCGAAGTATGAACTTTGAACTCACCTGTCGTGTACTATTGGGGATCGACATGGACCGACCAGAGAAAGCCAGACTGATGGGACATTTCGAGACATTTCTCGGAAGTCTGTTTAGTCTACCTGTTTGCGTTCCTGGACTTGGCCTATATAAG GGTATGAAGGCGAGAGACGCACTCCTACAAAAAATAGAACAGTGTATCAAAGAGAAGCAAGGATCAGGGTCACCACACGGCTTCATGGACGCTCTCAGTCTGATGATGGACATCGAAGGAGAGGAGAAACTAACATTGGAGGAGGCGAAAGATGTTGGCCTTGAACTTTTATTTGCTGGTCACGAGACGACCTCAAGCGCCGCATGTACGTTAGTGTTACAACTAACCAAACACCCAGAGGTGATGCTGAAGATTGTCGATGAACTTGCTAGATACGGATTGACGGATAGCCTCGATGTAGACATTCCATACGAAACAATAAACAAGCTCAGGTATACCAGGGATGTAGTGAAGGAAGTATTGCGACTAACGCCACCTATCGGTGGAGGTTACCGAAAGGCTCTCCGTACATTTGAGATTGAG GGGTTCCAAGTACCAAAGGACTGGACTGTGGTTTACTCCATACGAGATTCTCACGAATCTTCAGAGTTCATTGAAAATCCGGAGAAGTTTGATCCCGAAAGATGGAGCCATCTTGATGTTGACGACAGACAACACTTCTTGGTATTTGGAGGAGGAAAGCGTGGGTGTGCTGGGAAAGAATTTGCGCTACTGGTTCTGAAGACGTTTGCAATAGAGCTTGCACGATCATCCTCGTGGACAGTCCCAAACACCGATCCCCCAATGAGATGTCTGCCTATCCCCTACCCTACAGACAATCTACCAATGCAATTTTCAGGGACTGTACCAGATGAGACAGCGGTCTCTCACTGTGTAGTGTCCGTCTCATAG